A window of Microbispora hainanensis genomic DNA:
CCGCCGCCGACGCCGAACACCCGGTCACCACCGCGACACAGACCACCGCCATCGCTGTCCGCACAACCGACATAGGTCATTGATAGCCGATCATGATCGGTTGGCGTCACCGGAATAGAGAATCGCTCTCGCGGATAATCCCCATCCCGGCACGGGACCTTTGTGGCGGGTACGTCGCCTATGACTGATTTGTGGAGCCGGTTTTCCTTCCCCCGGTAGGGCATTCCTTCACCGCGTCGCCCCTTCCGAGCGATCTCCCGCCCATCACTCTCCTGTTACTTTCCGTGGCGCTCTGGAAACCTTCCGTACCATCAATGGAGGAGCAGGAGAGGATGGCGCTATGGCCCTCACCAAGCCGACCAAGCGCGGCAGGCGCGACCACCGCGTCCCGCAGAAGCAGGTCAGCCCCGTCCCCGACGATCTCGTCGCGGACGAGCCCAAGCCCTCGGAGGACAGGCTGCCCGAACGTCTCGAGGACCAACTGCTGCAGATGTGCCTGGCGTTCCAGGAAGCCGATTATCGGGCGGAGATCCACAACTGGCAGGTCGTCGTGAGCCCTGCAGCGAACAGGGAGCACGTCGACATCATCGACAGGCTCTCCGATCTTCTGTACCCGTTGAAGCTGGCCAACCGCTGGCGCTTCCACCAGAGCTGGGGGGTTCACATCCCACCGCAGCCCGACCTGCGACTGCCGGACCTCATGGTCGTGCCGGAAAGGGCCGAAGCGTTCGACGAGATGCGCGCTCACGGGCGCAGCCTCCTGCTGGCCGTGGAGGTGTGCTCGTTCAGCACGCGCAAGGTCGACTGGCAGGAGAAGCCACTCGACTACGCGCGGGCGGGCGTGCCGCTCTACCTGATCGTGGACCCCCTGGCGACTCCACGCACGGTGACCCTGATGAGCGACCCGCTCCCCGACCTCGGCCCCCGCGACGACCGGCAGCCGTACCAACGGATCGTCACCGCCGAGGAGGGCGAGGTGCTGGAGCTGCCCGAACCGTTCGGGATGAAGATCGAGACGAGCGCGCTCTTCGATGAGGTGGTCAGTCCTCCGGAACCCGCTGAATGAGCGTGGTGAGACCGTCCGCGTCGAGGAGATCCACGGGCCGGACGGTCTCGTTCGAGCGCACGTAGTGGAAGGCCGCCCCGACCTTCTCCAGCGGCACCCCCGCCAGCGCCGCCCAGGCCACCCGGTAGGCCGCGAGCTGCACCGACGCGGTCTCGGCGGCCCTGCCCTGCGGCCGTTCGCCGGTCTTCCAGTCGACCACCACGTAGCCGTCGCCCTCGCGGAAGACCGCGTCCATCCGCCCGCGCACCAGACGGTCGCCGATCATGGTCTCGAACGGGACCTCCAGGTCGACCGGCTCACGCGCGGCCCACTCGCTCTCCTCGAACCGCTCCTGCAGCTCGGCGAGCTGGATCTCGGTCTCCGACAGCTCGTCGGCGGCGCCGGGCAGCTCCAGGTCGTCGATCAGGCGCTGCTGGCCCCAGCGCGACTCCAGCCACCGGTGGAACGTGGTGCCCCGGCGCGCCAGCGGAGCGGGTTTACGCGGCACAGGCCGGCGCACCTGCCGGGCGAACGCCGCCGGGTCCTGGGCCAGCGTGACCAGCGACGACACCGACAGTCGCGACGGCAGCTCCACGACCGCCCCGGCCCGCTGCCGGTTCGTCTCCCGCTCGCGCAGCAGCAGGTCGGTGTCGCGCGCCCAGGCCCGCAGCCGCTCCCGATCCCGGTCCCTGAGCAGGGCGTGACCATCCGCCGCCGGGGGCGGGGCGTCGCCCATCATCGCCTCCTCCACGAGGCGGGCGCCGTCAAGGATCGCGTCGTGCACCGTGACGGACGGCCACTCGGCCACCGGCGGCTCGGCGAGCAGCGGATTGTCCGTGCTCTCCGTGTCCTCGGCCCACCGGACGACCCGGGCGCCCGCCTCGCGGATCTCCCGCAGGAAGTCCGACGGCTCCAGCGGCCGCGACGAGGAGCCCCAGCGGTAGCCGGAGGCGATCAGCAGGTAGTGCGCCCGGGTGACGGCGACGTACGCCAGCCGCCGCTCCTCCATCAGGTCGCGGTCGCGGCAGCGCTCGTCGAAGGCACCCAGCGCCTCCCGGTCCAGCCCGGCCAGCTCGGGCAGGTCCGCGCTGTCCCCCCGCAGCGGGTACGGCAGCTTGCGCGGGTTCTCCGTCCACCGCGAGTTGGTGACCGGGGTCGCGGGGAACATGCTGCCCCTGATCAGCCCGCCCTTCTGCGAGGTGAGCTGCGACAGGCCCGGCACCACCACGACCGGCCACTCCAGTCCCTTGGACGCGTGGACGGTCATCAGCTTGACCGTGTTGCTGTCGCCGACCCGCCCGGCCTCCAGCCCGAACTCCTCGCTCTCCGCCGCCTTGAGGTACGCCAGGAACGCGCCGAGCGTCGGGTCCTCCGAGTCGCCGGCGAACCGGGAGGCGGCGTCGAGGAAGGCGTCGAGGTCGGCGCGGGCGGCGAGCGGGCTACCGCCCCTGGCGGCGACCTCCACGTCGAGACCGAGCCTGCGCTCGATCTCGCTGATCAGGTCGGGCAGCGGCTGCCCCGCGTGGCCCCGCAACCAGCGCAGCTCACGGGCGACGGCGGGCAGCCGCATCCGCGCCGGCGGGGAGAACCGCTCCAGCCAGTCGGGCCGGTCGGGCAGCTCGTCGAGCGCGTCGATCAGGCTGCCGCGCTCCTCGGCGAGGTCGGCGACGACCTGGTCGAGCGGGTCCTCCGGCCGTGGTCCTCCCCTGGCCTGCCTGATCTCCTTGTTGAGCTCGCGGGCCAGGTCGCCGAGCACCTTGAGGTCGGCCGGGCCGATCCGCCAGCGCGGGCCTGCGAGCAGCCGCACCAGCGCGTCCCCGGCTGTCGGGTCGTACAGGGCCCGCAGGGTCGCGACGATGTCGGCCACCTCGGGCACGGTGAGCAGCCCGCCGAGGCCCACGACCTCCACGGGGATTCTCCGGGCCTCCAGCGCCCGGCGCAGGGCCGGGAACTGCGACCGCTTGCGGGCGAGGATCGCGACGTCCTGCGGCTGCAGGGCGGGGCCGCGCTTGGCCCGCTCGCCCTCGCCCCAGGGCAGGCCGTCCGGGGCGCCCTCGCCGTGCAGCATGCCGGCCAGGCCCTCGGCGATCCACTCCGCCTCGTCCTCGGCCGTCTCGTGGAAGGCGCACAGCACCCGCCCCCGGCCCACCCGGTTGCCGCCGGGCACCAGCACCGGCACCTCACGGGCCTCCTCGCGCAGGGGCGCCTGGATCCGGGCCGCGACGCCGAGCACGTGCTCGCCGTTGCGGAAGCTGACCGACAGCCGCCGCACCTGTGCGGGCTCTCCGGACGCCGCCGGGAAGTCCCGGGGGAACCGGGACAGGTTGCCCGCCGACGCGCCGCGCCAGCCGTAGATCGACTGGCAGGGGTCGCCGACCGCCGTGACCGGGTGGCCCCCGCCGTACAGCGAACGCAGCAGCACGAGCTGGGCGTGGCTGGTGTCCTGATACTCGTCGAGCAGCACGACGGAGAACCGGGACCGCTCCGACGCGCCGACCTCGGGATGCCGCGAGGCGATCCGCGCGGCCAGCGCCATCTGGTCGCCGTAGTCGATGACCTCCCTGGACCGCTTGAGCCGTTCGTACGCCTCGACCATCGGCAGCAGTTGCTCGCGGACGGCCTGGGTCTCGACGGGCTTGCGCTGGTCCTTGACGATGCGCCCGGTGAGCGAGGCCAGGCGCTCGCGCAGCCAGTCGCCGACCTCGCGTACGTCCGACGGTTCGCGCAGGTGCTCGGCGAGCTCTCCGGCCAGCTCCAGCACGGCGGCGGTGACGCTGGACGGGGACAGGTCCACCCGGTCCATCGGCCCGTCATACTGGCCCACCACCCGGGCCGCCATCTGCCAGGCCACGGCGGGCGTGACGAGCCGCATCGTGGGCTCCAGCCCCTCGCGCAGCGCGTGGTCGGTCACCAGCCGGGCGGCGTACGCGTGATAGGTGGAGACCGTCGGCTCGGAGTCGAGCAGCTCGGGCTCGACCAGCCCGGCCGCCGCCAGCCCCGCCAGCCGCTGGCGCACCCGCTCGGCCAGCTCGGCGGCGGCCTTGCGGGTGAAGGTGAGGCCGAGGATCTGCTCGGGCCTGGCCAGGCCGTTGGCGACCAGCCAGACCACCCGCCCGGCCATGGTCTCGCTCTTGCCGGACCCCGCCCCCGCCACGACCACCATCGGCTCCGGCGGCGCCTCGATGACGGCCGCCTGCTCGGGGGTGGGCGGGAGGATCCCGAGCCGGCCGGCCAGCTCACCGGGCGTCAGCACACCTGTCCTCCGTTGTCGTTCACAGGGCAGGCGATTTTAGCGGCACAGGTGCGGCAGCCGTCGTTGACCGTGGCGACGAACACGTTGGCGGACATGCCGGTCGCCACCGTCTTGACCAGCTCCTTCGCCCAGTCGGGCTCGGGGTCGTCGGCGAGCGCCCGCTGGGCCTGCTCCTTGGCGTCGGCCGACTGGCCCGCCGCCTTGCCCAGATGCAGCAGCGACGCGCCGCCCGGCTGGGTGAGGCCGTGCCGTTCGAACGCGCCGAGCGTCGTGGCGAGCTGATACACCCCGAGCTGCGGGTGCCGGTCGATCTCGGTGTCCTTGGGCTTGCCGCTGCCGGTCTTGATGTCGATGATCAAGGCTCGGCCGGCCTCGTCCCGCTCGACCCGGTCCACCCGGCCGGTGATCTGGATGTCGTGGCCCGGCACCCGTACGGTGAACGCCTCCTCGACGGCGACCAGATCGCGCTGTTTGTCCTTCTGCCACCGGACGAACCTGTCGACCATCTGCTCGGCGACGCGGCGCTGCTTGCGGTTGAACCACAGCCCGCCGAAGTCGAACTGGTCCCAGATGTCGTCGAGCCGCTTGACGTAGTCGGTGCCGTCCTCGGTGGCCATGGCGGCGATCGCGTGGACGACAGTGCCGAGGTTCTGGGTGACGTTCGACGACCCGGCCCCGACCGCGGTCTCCAGCATCCAGCGCAGGCCGCACTTGGTGAAGCTCTCCACCGACGACGGTGAGATCTGCACGACGTCGTCGGGCCAGCCGAGCGGCCGGTCGTCGGAGATCGGGGTCAGCGCGTACCACTCGCCGGGATTGGCCCCGGGCACCCCCGCCTGGGCCAGCCTGGCGAGGTGCGCGGCGGCCTCGCGGCGCATCGCCTCGGACTTGCTCGTGTCGCACACTGCCGCGCGCAGGTCCGCGACCAGCGCCGGCATGCTGAGCCACCGCGCCCGGTCGTCCACGGTCGCCGCCTCCACGCCGCCGGGCAGCAGCTCGGTGAGGAACCGGGAGGGCCGTTCGTCGGTGTCCTCGCCGCCGACGGCCGTGACGACGAGCTTCCTGCGGGCGCGGGTGGCCGCGACGTAGAACAGCCGCCGTTCCTCGGCGAGGAGCTTGGACGCCAGCGCGGCCGTCGCCGCCTGCGTGGTGTCCAGCGCCGAGCCGCCCGCGAACTCCACCCCGCCCGCCAGATCCACCAGGGCCTCGGTGCCGAGGAGCGAGCCGCGCAGGCGCAGGTCGGGCCACAGGCCCTCCTGGACGCCGGCGACCACCACCACGTCCCATTCGAGACCCTTCGACCGGTGCGCGGTCAGAATCCGTACGGCGTCGCCCTCGGGGGCCGACTCGGCCAGCGAGTCGCCGGCGATCTCCTGGGACGTCAGGTCGTCGAGGAACACCGCGACCCCGGCCTTGGGCAGCCGGTCGGTGAAGCGGGCCACGTGGTCGAACAGGGCCACGACGGCGTCGAGATCGCGGTCGGCCTGGGCGCCCCGGGCCCCGCCCGCGAGGCTGGCCTCGGTCCAGCGCTCCGCGAGCCCGCTGGCCTGCCAGATCTCCCACAGCGTCTCCTCGGCGCCCTGGCCGTGCCGTACGGCCTCGCGGGCGGTCGCGATGAGCCGCGCGAGCCGTTCCGCCGGCGCCGCGACGTGGGGCTCGACGCCGCCCAGCTCCCGGGCGTCGCGCAGCGCCGCGACCAGCAGCTCGTCCGACGAGCGCGGGGTGAAGGGCAGCGGCGGCTGACCCGCCTCCTCCGCGGCGGCGGCCTCCGCGGCGACCGCCTCGTGCTCGGCGATCCGCAGGGCGCGGCGCAGCCGGCGCACGCCGATCATGTCGGTGCCGCCGAGCGGACCGGTCAGCAGTTCCTCGGCGGTCGCCACGTCCAGCGTGGACGGCGCGGCGGCGATCCGCAGCAGTGTGATCAGCGGCCGGACGCCGGGCTCCTGCACCAGCGGGAGCTCGTCGCCCGCGACCACGACGGGCACCCCCGCGGTGACCAGCGCCCGCCGCAGCAGCGGCACGTGGCGCACGGCGCTGCGCACCAGCACCGCCATGCGCGACCACGGCACCCCGTCGAGCAGGTGCGCCCGGCGCAGCGTGTCGGCCACCACCGCGGCCTCCTGGCTGGCGCTGTCGGCCAGCAGGACCTTCACCTCGCCCGGCTCGGCGTCCTCCAGCGGGATCAGGTCGCGGTGGCCGCCGGTCCTGTTCTCATGGCCCGGCACGGCCGGGAGGCGGCCGGCGACGCGGCGGGAGGCCTCCAGCAGGGCGGGGCCGCTGCGGCGGCACACCCGCAGCGCGACCACCGGGG
This region includes:
- a CDS encoding Uma2 family endonuclease produces the protein MALTKPTKRGRRDHRVPQKQVSPVPDDLVADEPKPSEDRLPERLEDQLLQMCLAFQEADYRAEIHNWQVVVSPAANREHVDIIDRLSDLLYPLKLANRWRFHQSWGVHIPPQPDLRLPDLMVVPERAEAFDEMRAHGRSLLLAVEVCSFSTRKVDWQEKPLDYARAGVPLYLIVDPLATPRTVTLMSDPLPDLGPRDDRQPYQRIVTAEEGEVLELPEPFGMKIETSALFDEVVSPPEPAE
- a CDS encoding ATP-dependent helicase codes for the protein MLTPGELAGRLGILPPTPEQAAVIEAPPEPMVVVAGAGSGKSETMAGRVVWLVANGLARPEQILGLTFTRKAAAELAERVRQRLAGLAAAGLVEPELLDSEPTVSTYHAYAARLVTDHALREGLEPTMRLVTPAVAWQMAARVVGQYDGPMDRVDLSPSSVTAAVLELAGELAEHLREPSDVREVGDWLRERLASLTGRIVKDQRKPVETQAVREQLLPMVEAYERLKRSREVIDYGDQMALAARIASRHPEVGASERSRFSVVLLDEYQDTSHAQLVLLRSLYGGGHPVTAVGDPCQSIYGWRGASAGNLSRFPRDFPAASGEPAQVRRLSVSFRNGEHVLGVAARIQAPLREEAREVPVLVPGGNRVGRGRVLCAFHETAEDEAEWIAEGLAGMLHGEGAPDGLPWGEGERAKRGPALQPQDVAILARKRSQFPALRRALEARRIPVEVVGLGGLLTVPEVADIVATLRALYDPTAGDALVRLLAGPRWRIGPADLKVLGDLARELNKEIRQARGGPRPEDPLDQVVADLAEERGSLIDALDELPDRPDWLERFSPPARMRLPAVARELRWLRGHAGQPLPDLISEIERRLGLDVEVAARGGSPLAARADLDAFLDAASRFAGDSEDPTLGAFLAYLKAAESEEFGLEAGRVGDSNTVKLMTVHASKGLEWPVVVVPGLSQLTSQKGGLIRGSMFPATPVTNSRWTENPRKLPYPLRGDSADLPELAGLDREALGAFDERCRDRDLMEERRLAYVAVTRAHYLLIASGYRWGSSSRPLEPSDFLREIREAGARVVRWAEDTESTDNPLLAEPPVAEWPSVTVHDAILDGARLVEEAMMGDAPPPAADGHALLRDRDRERLRAWARDTDLLLRERETNRQRAGAVVELPSRLSVSSLVTLAQDPAAFARQVRRPVPRKPAPLARRGTTFHRWLESRWGQQRLIDDLELPGAADELSETEIQLAELQERFEESEWAAREPVDLEVPFETMIGDRLVRGRMDAVFREGDGYVVVDWKTGERPQGRAAETASVQLAAYRVAWAALAGVPLEKVGAAFHYVRSNETVRPVDLLDADGLTTLIQRVPED
- a CDS encoding ATP-dependent helicase, whose product is MSGQNYRLVRRGGVGRRAAPVLDEHQRAVVEHESGPLLVLAGPGTGKTTTIVETVVDRVERRGVDPERVLVLTFSRKAAGELRERITARMRRTTRTPLALTFHSYAYALLRREAVLAGEPPPRLLTGPEQLLEIRRLLHGELEDGARHWPPDMRELLKTRGFAEELRDFLSRAAERGLYGDALVRLGREHGRPDWEAAGLFSYRYQDRFDLDPVPALDYSELIREAAGLLADGEVRRRERDAYDLVLVDEYQDTDPAQEFLLRQLAGDGRDLIAVGDPDQSIYGFRGADVQGILRFPERFPTRDGRDAPVVALRVCRRSGPALLEASRRVAGRLPAVPGHENRTGGHRDLIPLEDAEPGEVKVLLADSASQEAAVVADTLRRAHLLDGVPWSRMAVLVRSAVRHVPLLRRALVTAGVPVVVAGDELPLVQEPGVRPLITLLRIAAAPSTLDVATAEELLTGPLGGTDMIGVRRLRRALRIAEHEAVAAEAAAAEEAGQPPLPFTPRSSDELLVAALRDARELGGVEPHVAAPAERLARLIATAREAVRHGQGAEETLWEIWQASGLAERWTEASLAGGARGAQADRDLDAVVALFDHVARFTDRLPKAGVAVFLDDLTSQEIAGDSLAESAPEGDAVRILTAHRSKGLEWDVVVVAGVQEGLWPDLRLRGSLLGTEALVDLAGGVEFAGGSALDTTQAATAALASKLLAEERRLFYVAATRARRKLVVTAVGGEDTDERPSRFLTELLPGGVEAATVDDRARWLSMPALVADLRAAVCDTSKSEAMRREAAAHLARLAQAGVPGANPGEWYALTPISDDRPLGWPDDVVQISPSSVESFTKCGLRWMLETAVGAGSSNVTQNLGTVVHAIAAMATEDGTDYVKRLDDIWDQFDFGGLWFNRKQRRVAEQMVDRFVRWQKDKQRDLVAVEEAFTVRVPGHDIQITGRVDRVERDEAGRALIIDIKTGSGKPKDTEIDRHPQLGVYQLATTLGAFERHGLTQPGGASLLHLGKAAGQSADAKEQAQRALADDPEPDWAKELVKTVATGMSANVFVATVNDGCRTCAAKIACPVNDNGGQVC